A stretch of Lentisphaera araneosa HTCC2155 DNA encodes these proteins:
- a CDS encoding glycogen/starch/alpha-glucan phosphorylase produces MASKVTKTAVKKFKEAFQKRVDMTLAKDLSECNKHDLYMALAYTVRDLQVEAWKTTNQKLASKDAPKRMYYISLEFLMGRTLGNSLINCGFFDQADTALKELGVELEDLLDEEMDAGLGNGGLGRLAACFLDSIASLDLPGFGSGIRYDYGIFRQKIDHGHQVEEPDNWLRFGNPWEVVRPERKRVIKFYGHVECYKDHDGKQWCTWVDTEDVLAMPYDTPIPGFSMGTVNTLRLWSARSIFGFNLTDFNQGDFINANIQKSLTENITKVLYPNDNNYEGKELRLKQQYFLAAATLADMIEDFKDLGLPISDLPKKVVCQLNDTHPAIAVPELMRILMDDEGLTWDEAWNITRQVFAYTNHTLLAEALEKWPVGLIENLLPRHMQIIYEINYHFLREVAQKYPGDNERQCDMSIIQEGGEKMVRMAYLAIVGSFSVNGVAAMHTELLKHDLVRDFYDLYPKKFNNKTNGITPRRWLRKCNPELSELITSKIGDKWVTDLDELQKLIPFAEDKVFRKEISKIKKNNKTRLAEYVKDLTGDELDVNSIFDIQVKRLHEYKRQLLNILHAIHLYQKIKANPKGHYTPRTIIVAGKAAPGYYMAKLIIKMVNSVSAIVNNDPEVNKFLKVLFLPNYSVSMAEVLVPATDLSEQISTAGKEASGTGNMKFALNGALTIGTLDGANVEIKDAVGDDNIYIFGLDVDGVTNLNQNGYNPHDYMPHGSHLANALDLISSGFFCPEDPELFRPLVDSLTIGGDHYKLAADFESYSDAQELVSNDFIKEDDWAKRAILNIANMGGFSSDRTIKQYAEEIWDIKPY; encoded by the coding sequence ATGGCTAGCAAAGTAACAAAAACTGCCGTCAAAAAGTTCAAAGAAGCTTTTCAAAAGCGTGTGGATATGACTTTGGCAAAAGATTTGTCAGAATGCAATAAGCACGACCTTTACATGGCTTTGGCCTACACAGTGCGTGACCTTCAGGTCGAAGCGTGGAAAACAACGAATCAAAAATTGGCGAGCAAAGACGCTCCCAAGAGAATGTATTACATCTCCCTAGAGTTTCTCATGGGTCGTACGCTAGGTAATAGCTTGATTAACTGTGGTTTTTTTGATCAGGCCGATACAGCGCTCAAAGAATTAGGTGTTGAGCTCGAAGACCTTCTCGATGAAGAGATGGATGCGGGACTTGGCAATGGGGGTTTGGGTCGTTTAGCCGCTTGTTTCCTCGACTCAATTGCAAGCTTAGATTTACCAGGCTTCGGTTCAGGTATTCGTTATGATTATGGGATCTTCCGTCAAAAAATCGATCATGGTCATCAAGTTGAAGAGCCCGATAACTGGTTACGTTTTGGTAATCCTTGGGAAGTGGTTCGCCCGGAACGCAAGCGCGTTATCAAGTTTTACGGACATGTGGAGTGTTACAAAGATCACGACGGTAAGCAATGGTGCACTTGGGTGGATACCGAAGATGTTCTTGCGATGCCTTACGATACGCCAATTCCAGGATTCTCCATGGGCACAGTCAATACACTTCGCCTTTGGTCAGCGCGTTCGATCTTTGGTTTTAACCTCACTGATTTCAACCAAGGCGACTTCATTAACGCCAACATCCAAAAATCGCTCACAGAAAATATTACAAAAGTTCTTTATCCCAACGATAATAATTACGAAGGTAAAGAACTGCGCTTGAAGCAGCAGTACTTTCTTGCAGCGGCAACACTTGCCGATATGATTGAGGACTTCAAAGATCTTGGCTTACCAATTTCTGACTTACCAAAAAAAGTCGTCTGCCAACTCAATGACACTCACCCCGCAATTGCCGTACCAGAGCTGATGCGTATTCTCATGGATGACGAAGGCCTCACTTGGGATGAAGCTTGGAACATCACTCGACAAGTTTTTGCCTACACAAATCACACTTTACTTGCAGAAGCATTAGAGAAATGGCCCGTGGGTTTAATCGAAAACTTACTTCCACGTCACATGCAGATCATCTATGAGATCAACTATCACTTCTTGCGTGAAGTGGCGCAAAAATACCCAGGTGATAATGAGCGTCAGTGCGATATGTCGATCATCCAAGAGGGTGGCGAGAAAATGGTTCGCATGGCTTACCTCGCGATTGTCGGTAGTTTTTCAGTTAATGGTGTGGCCGCGATGCACACAGAACTTTTGAAGCATGATTTGGTCAGAGATTTCTACGATCTCTATCCAAAAAAATTCAACAACAAGACCAATGGTATTACACCTCGCCGCTGGTTGAGGAAGTGTAATCCTGAACTCTCTGAACTCATCACTTCCAAAATTGGCGACAAATGGGTCACTGATCTCGACGAGTTACAAAAACTCATTCCTTTTGCAGAAGATAAAGTTTTCCGCAAGGAAATTTCTAAAATCAAAAAGAATAACAAAACGCGCTTAGCTGAATACGTAAAGGACCTCACGGGTGACGAACTTGATGTCAATTCAATCTTTGATATACAAGTGAAACGCCTTCACGAATACAAGCGTCAGCTGCTCAATATTCTCCATGCGATTCATTTGTATCAGAAGATTAAAGCGAACCCCAAGGGGCACTACACGCCACGTACAATTATCGTTGCCGGTAAAGCGGCTCCGGGTTACTACATGGCGAAGCTCATCATCAAGATGGTGAACTCAGTTTCGGCAATCGTCAACAATGATCCAGAAGTGAATAAGTTTCTCAAAGTCCTTTTCCTTCCCAACTACAGCGTGAGTATGGCAGAAGTTCTCGTTCCAGCCACTGACCTCTCCGAGCAAATCTCTACTGCAGGTAAAGAAGCTTCGGGAACAGGCAATATGAAGTTTGCCCTCAATGGTGCTTTAACTATCGGTACTTTGGATGGTGCAAACGTGGAAATTAAAGACGCTGTTGGCGACGATAATATTTATATTTTTGGTCTCGATGTTGATGGCGTGACAAACCTTAACCAAAACGGTTATAATCCTCACGACTACATGCCACACGGTTCTCATTTAGCGAATGCACTCGACTTGATTTCTTCTGGCTTTTTCTGCCCAGAAGACCCCGAGCTGTTCCGTCCATTAGTTGATTCACTCACCATAGGTGGTGATCACTATAAATTGGCGGCGGATTTTGAAAGTTATTCTGATGCTCAAGAACTTGTGTCTAATGATTTCATTAAGGAAGACGATTGGGCAAAACGTGCTATTCTCAACATTGCAAATATGGGCGGCTTTTCATCCGACCGAACAATTAAACAATACGCAGAAGAAATATGGGATATAAAGCCCTATTAA
- a CDS encoding transposase produces the protein MKRYLDTKSEVSFYHIIIKVPDNTYGNKEYAFDENHKSRLKDLFFWLEDIYELKCLCYTIMSTHAHFIICHEKNALANLSLREVAIREQKYRGRKYALDARSCEIRKFKNRLNNLSDFIGNVQKRFTRWYNRQGDNARRGQLFNHNFRSIQLKDTKVLIQCMQYVEMNAVRAQMVSSPQHYQFTSWSDLLKKVSLGKRIKKNIIHCIRLFNGGMETKSDAQVFALYSKRLKLVCEAIREFGSFAKLNRSVLDALLQRHASWSRVKQVESG, from the coding sequence ATGAAACGTTATTTAGATACTAAAAGTGAAGTCAGTTTTTATCATATCATTATTAAAGTTCCCGATAATACTTACGGGAATAAAGAATATGCCTTTGACGAAAATCATAAGAGCCGATTGAAAGATCTGTTTTTTTGGCTCGAAGATATTTATGAACTCAAGTGTCTTTGCTACACAATAATGAGTACCCATGCTCATTTTATAATTTGTCATGAGAAAAATGCTCTAGCTAATTTAAGCCTAAGAGAAGTTGCCATAAGAGAGCAAAAATATCGAGGCAGAAAATACGCTTTAGATGCGCGCAGTTGCGAAATCCGCAAATTCAAAAACCGTTTAAATAATTTAAGTGATTTCATTGGCAACGTGCAAAAACGTTTCACTCGTTGGTATAATCGGCAGGGTGATAATGCCCGTAGAGGACAACTCTTTAACCATAATTTCAGATCTATTCAATTAAAGGACACGAAGGTACTTATTCAATGTATGCAGTATGTCGAGATGAATGCAGTTCGAGCACAAATGGTTAGCTCACCTCAACATTATCAGTTCACCTCTTGGTCAGACCTTTTGAAAAAAGTTTCATTGGGAAAGAGAATCAAAAAAAATATCATTCATTGTATCCGTCTATTTAATGGAGGTATGGAAACGAAGAGTGACGCTCAGGTTTTTGCGCTTTACTCAAAACGATTAAAACTCGTCTGTGAGGCAATCAGAGAGTTTGGTAGTTTTGCCAAGCTTAATCGCAGTGTTTTAGATGCGTTGTTACAAAGACATGCTTCCTGGAGTAGAGTGAAGCAGGTTGAATCGGGGTAA
- a CDS encoding RluA family pseudouridine synthase — MIADLEKRIIYEKDGLLVLNKPYDLPSTGRKLDDDDCLQYWLIQRQGAMVWAVHQLDADTSGINLFVTEKKLVKYYKELLEQAQADKQYLAIVHGVPSWKQCEEHGRIGKVDARSLGIHAEGKTAHSHFEVIGSVKDFSLIKVKIFTGRTHQIRIHLSHLGHPLVGEEWYCDPPCTAHQRQALHCYKVHLPQTAHTFSSPLAEDLKQLAQNHGLSQYL; from the coding sequence ATGATAGCTGACCTAGAGAAGCGTATTATCTATGAAAAAGATGGTCTATTAGTTCTTAATAAACCCTATGACCTCCCGTCTACAGGGAGAAAATTAGACGATGATGATTGTCTCCAATATTGGCTCATACAGCGTCAGGGAGCCATGGTTTGGGCCGTTCATCAACTCGATGCGGATACTAGTGGTATTAACTTGTTTGTCACGGAAAAGAAACTCGTTAAATATTACAAAGAACTGCTAGAGCAAGCGCAAGCGGATAAACAATATTTGGCAATTGTTCACGGCGTTCCCAGCTGGAAGCAATGCGAAGAGCATGGGCGTATTGGAAAGGTAGATGCTCGCAGTTTAGGCATACATGCCGAAGGCAAAACTGCTCATAGTCATTTTGAAGTTATAGGAAGTGTTAAGGATTTTAGTCTCATTAAAGTCAAGATCTTTACAGGTCGGACCCATCAAATCCGCATTCACCTAAGTCATTTAGGTCATCCACTTGTAGGTGAAGAATGGTATTGCGATCCACCCTGTACAGCCCATCAACGCCAGGCACTTCATTGTTATAAAGTTCACTTGCCTCAAACGGCCCATACTTTTAGCTCACCCTTAGCCGAAGATTTAAAGCAATTGGCACAAAATCACGGCTTGAGTCAATACCTCTAA
- a CDS encoding DUF2256 domain-containing protein, whose product MKKADLPQKICLVCNHPFTWRKKWEKNWSEVKYCSKRCASNRHSLKHKS is encoded by the coding sequence ATGAAGAAAGCTGATTTGCCTCAGAAAATTTGTCTTGTTTGTAATCACCCCTTCACATGGCGTAAAAAATGGGAGAAAAATTGGTCAGAAGTCAAATACTGTTCAAAACGATGTGCCAGTAATCGTCATAGTTTGAAGCATAAAAGCTGA